The Erigeron canadensis isolate Cc75 chromosome 4, C_canadensis_v1, whole genome shotgun sequence genome window below encodes:
- the LOC122596992 gene encoding uncharacterized protein LOC122596992 — translation MQWDVNPDVDMLCPFCKLQPDSHSHLFFECDYSMQVWKNVYMKAGLQQRSSDWNVIIQRLLPRARRKSMQNVLDKLLLAASVYFIWQERNARLFMQRSRNVNGVAEQILSTIRLKLLTFRYKRSANVERLLATWDLPVLLLDSN, via the coding sequence ATGCAATGGGATGTGAATCCTGATGTTGATATGCTATGTCCTTTTTGTAAACTTCAACCGGATTCACATTCCCATCTCTTCTTTGAATGTGATTATTCTATGCAGGTGTGGAAAAATGTTTATATGAAAGCGGGGTTGCAACAACGATCCTCGGATTGGAATGTGATTATACAACGACTTCTCCCAAGAGCTCGTAGGAAATCTATGCAAAATGTACTTGATAAGCTTCTTCTTGCTGCATCagtttattttatttggcaAGAAAGAAATGCACGACTCTTCATGCAAAGATCAAGAAATGTGAATGGGGTGGCGGAACAAATATTGTCAACAATTCGGCTAAAGCTTTTAACTTTCAGATACAAGAGGAGTGCCAATGTGGAAAGACTTCTAGCTACTTGGGACCTTCCGGTGTTATTATTAGATTCTAATTAA